A stretch of DNA from Arachis hypogaea cultivar Tifrunner chromosome 19, arahy.Tifrunner.gnm2.J5K5, whole genome shotgun sequence:
AAGGCTCCCTGAAAACCATCACAATTATTTTACTCCAACATactaaaaagaaaaggaaacataGACGATCAATGCAACATAAGAATTAGTACCTTAAGGGCACCAAACACACGGTTTCCAGTTGTGGTCCTAATAAGACCAACGTCGAGGAGAGCACGGAATGGCCTCCTTGTGTCAGCAGGTTCAACAGAAAAATCCTCACCACTAGCCTGATATGTAACCATATTTTTCAGTCAAATTATAAAACCATTCAGGTGTCGCACATGTATTTATGAAAGTAAGAGATAGCAAGCAAGCACAAGCACTTCAATTTTCATACCTCTACATTCCCTTGATACTCCTCATCCATCTCAAGCATTTTAAGGACTCGGCGGGCCAGAAGAAGTCCAGTGCAATAAGCTGGTAACATTTTAATATGTTCAATCACAGGTGAAAAACACTTGGCATAGTTACAGATACAACAGCAAAAGAAAGGTGACACGGACAGAGGGAAGGAGAGAAAGGATTTCCACAGATGAAGTACCTGCAGCATAGTTAGTAAGACCGACTTCAAGGCCATAGCGAGGCAGCTCATGGGAATAAGCTGCAGCAAGAACAATATCACCGGCAATGCTAGCAGATGTTATTTGTGCAACGATATCCTTGTTTGTCTAGTAATGATGCTAAGGATAATACTCATGaactcaaggtagcattgacTAACAATCACTTGAGCATAatcaattttaacaaaaaaagcaTAGCATCAAACAAAAATTCCTGtaaacatttctataaaataatttCAATTAAGTACAAGCTACTGAAAAAATGTTAACCTACAAAACTAAAGTAGGATACAAATCGCACAACAAAACGGTATTTAGGTGTGTTGTACTTGTTCTTATCTTGGTTAATCAACCGAATCCTGGCCCGGTAGTCAGTCTTTCCCTCtgcaaaatttttatgaaataaagTCATCaatgtttctaaatttttttaaaacaaagcacATTAGAGATAAGAAACACAGTGTAAACTGTTTGATAACAATAACAATACACTACCTCTTCTTCTCTTGAACTTCACTTGATACCTTTTGAAGTAGGCCTTACCTTTCTGAGCCTTAACATAAACCTAATTTTCAGGAATTACagagatgaaaaaaaaaatggttaaATATGCTGTTTCAAAAGCATAAGAATATCTACATACTAGAGTTTAATTACGACCAATTAAATATAagccaacacacacacacacacacaaaagagCACAAGAACCGGAATATCAAACACCGAAGATCTAAGAATCTCCCGAAAAAATTGAAACTTTGTTTTCCTTTTACCAAAGTTACCAGAAAGCTCACTCTAACAGACTCAGATACAAACAAAGGGGG
This window harbors:
- the LOC112776104 gene encoding large ribosomal subunit protein uL18 encodes the protein MVYVKAQKGKAYFKRYQVKFKRRREGKTDYRARIRLINQDKNKYNTPKYRFVVRFTNKDIVAQITSASIAGDIVLAAAYSHELPRYGLEVGLTNYAAAYCTGLLLARRVLKMLEMDEEYQGNVEASGEDFSVEPADTRRPFRALLDVGLIRTTTGNRVFGALKGALDGGLDIPHSEKRFAGFDKEKKELDPEVHRKYIFGGHVAAYMKTLEEDEPEKYQSHFSEYIKRGLSADGIEPLYKKVHAAIRADPTIKKSGKQPPKEHKRYNLKKLTYEERKAKLIARLQALNSAAGGEDEDDDDDE